The following coding sequences lie in one Oceanicola sp. 502str15 genomic window:
- the ligA gene encoding protocatechuate 4,5-dioxygenase subunit alpha, whose translation MRDEKDYDDIPGTYVFDADRSREGYHLNQFCISLRTEKAREAFRSDPEAYLKGFPMSEDQKQAIRDRAWNRLLELGGNIYYTSKLAAFDGITFQDLAAMMTGVSRDEYRNMMLHGGRPIEGNRSKSEWEKK comes from the coding sequence ATGAGAGACGAAAAGGATTATGACGATATCCCGGGGACTTACGTCTTCGATGCCGACCGCTCGCGGGAGGGATATCACCTCAACCAGTTCTGCATTTCGCTGCGGACCGAGAAGGCCCGCGAAGCCTTCCGCTCCGACCCGGAGGCCTATCTGAAGGGCTTTCCGATGAGCGAAGACCAGAAACAGGCGATCCGTGATCGCGCCTGGAACCGGCTGCTCGAACTGGGCGGCAACATCTACTACACCAGCAAGCTGGCGGCCTTTGACGGGATCACCTTTCAGGACCTGGCCGCGATGATGACGGGCGTCAGCCGCGATGAATATCGCAACATGATGCTCCACGGCGGCCGGCCCATCGAGGGCAACCGCTCGAAATCTGAATGGGAGAAGAAATAA
- a CDS encoding sugar transferase encodes MKLAKISDAHPVEFAEHSLADHDRGYARVGKRAFDIALALVLLPLLAPVILTLCAIVRRDGGPSLFAHSRIGLGGRRFNCWKIRSMVADAEKKLKAHLEAHPTAAAEWARDFKLENDPRITRFGQFIRKTSLDELPQVWNVLRGDMSFVGPRPIVDEELSRYGTMRQAYLSMRPGITGPWQVLGRNDISYAERVQLDADYARSLGFWTDVQLIARTAGVVLRRTGR; translated from the coding sequence TTGAAACTTGCCAAAATTTCGGATGCTCATCCGGTGGAATTCGCCGAGCATTCTCTGGCCGATCATGACCGTGGATATGCACGTGTCGGCAAGAGGGCATTCGATATCGCGCTTGCCCTCGTGCTGCTTCCGCTTCTTGCCCCGGTCATTTTGACACTCTGTGCCATCGTGCGGCGTGACGGCGGGCCGAGTCTGTTTGCCCACAGCCGGATCGGGCTTGGCGGCCGCAGGTTCAACTGCTGGAAGATTCGCTCCATGGTTGCGGACGCGGAGAAAAAGCTGAAAGCACATCTCGAGGCACACCCGACGGCCGCAGCCGAATGGGCCCGCGACTTCAAGCTCGAGAACGACCCCCGCATCACCCGCTTCGGGCAGTTCATCCGCAAGACCAGCCTCGATGAGTTGCCGCAGGTGTGGAACGTGCTCCGTGGCGACATGAGCTTTGTCGGACCGCGCCCGATCGTCGACGAGGAACTGTCCCGCTACGGAACCATGCGCCAGGCCTACCTGTCGATGCGGCCCGGCATCACCGGACCGTGGCAGGTGCTTGGCCGCAATGACATCTCCTACGCAGAGCGCGTGCAGCTCGATGCCGATTACGCCCGCAGCCTCGGCTTCTGGACCGATGTCCAGCTCATTGCCCGCACCGCTGGCGTTGTCCTGCGCAGAACCGGTCGGTAG
- a CDS encoding polysaccharide biosynthesis tyrosine autokinase encodes MDGHQSIPASEDDVIDLGALVATLWRGKWVVAIFAVLAILIGGYYAYVVAVPTYRATAVVMLETQQQSVVDIESVVSGLSADTVTINSEIEVLKSRSLAGRVADRLDLSANPEFNSALRTPSPVAVLKGRVEGFLFGEPESTALPEEMQAIIQRNRTIDALLSRVSMSNVPNSLVFHITATSESPTDATAIADTFAELYILNQLDVKFEATQQATSWLTERVGELRVELETAEAKLADFNSSIELVSVENLQAMERQLKELRDRISLSTETLASQRARIAAMEAAEDRSAQAELSADPQLRRFLPRVDEDATVAEAFDTRYAQLIERASLDLNRTAQQLTSLEASEVELARRIDSQGDDLIALQQMQREAEASRALYEYFLGRLKETSAQAGIQQADSRILSAAVVPQFPSEPRKSLILAMSAMLGLMLGAGAVLLREARNSTFRSSMELEAATGINVMGQIPRIPARSRRRVLDYLRTKTTSSTAEAVRNLRTSVLLSNVDAPPKVIVSTSSVPGEGKTTNSLGLAHNLVGMGKKVLLIEGDIRRRTLNEYFDKAPSKGLVSLISGDATRDETVHLSEDFGFHILMGEKTSVNAADLFSSNKFHDLITDLRSEFDAIIIDTPPVLIVPDARIISQEADAVLFTVKWDSTSRAQVLEALRLFRQGDQKISGLVLSQINPKGMKRYGYGGKYGAYGGYGSKYYTN; translated from the coding sequence GTGGACGGGCACCAATCAATCCCTGCGAGTGAAGACGATGTCATTGATCTGGGCGCGCTTGTTGCGACCCTCTGGCGCGGAAAGTGGGTTGTCGCGATCTTCGCGGTCCTCGCGATTCTGATCGGCGGCTACTATGCCTACGTCGTTGCAGTGCCGACCTATCGCGCGACGGCGGTCGTCATGCTCGAGACCCAGCAACAATCTGTGGTTGATATCGAGAGCGTGGTGAGCGGCCTGTCGGCCGATACCGTGACCATCAACTCCGAGATTGAGGTTCTGAAATCGCGCAGCTTGGCCGGCCGGGTTGCGGACCGGCTGGACCTGAGCGCGAACCCCGAGTTCAACTCCGCCCTGCGGACCCCGAGCCCGGTTGCCGTGCTGAAAGGCCGGGTGGAGGGCTTCCTGTTCGGCGAACCGGAAAGCACGGCCCTCCCCGAGGAGATGCAGGCCATCATCCAACGCAACCGGACGATCGACGCGCTTCTCTCGAGGGTCTCGATGTCGAACGTGCCCAACAGCCTCGTTTTCCACATCACGGCCACCTCCGAGTCGCCCACCGATGCGACGGCAATCGCCGATACCTTCGCGGAGCTCTACATTCTCAACCAGCTCGACGTGAAATTCGAGGCGACGCAGCAGGCAACCTCCTGGCTGACGGAGCGGGTGGGTGAGCTGCGGGTGGAGCTGGAAACGGCCGAGGCCAAGCTGGCGGACTTCAACTCCAGCATCGAGCTCGTGTCGGTCGAGAACCTTCAGGCGATGGAACGCCAGCTCAAGGAACTGCGCGACCGGATCTCGCTTTCGACCGAGACGCTGGCCAGCCAGCGTGCGCGGATTGCCGCGATGGAGGCCGCCGAGGACCGCAGCGCGCAGGCCGAACTTTCGGCCGACCCGCAGTTGCGGCGGTTTCTGCCGCGGGTCGATGAGGATGCGACCGTCGCCGAAGCCTTCGACACCCGTTATGCTCAGCTGATCGAGCGCGCCAGCCTCGACCTGAACCGCACCGCGCAGCAGCTGACCTCGCTGGAGGCTTCCGAGGTGGAGCTGGCCCGGCGCATCGACAGCCAGGGCGACGACCTGATTGCGCTGCAACAGATGCAACGCGAAGCCGAGGCGAGCCGGGCGCTCTACGAATACTTTCTCGGCCGCCTCAAGGAGACCTCGGCGCAGGCCGGCATTCAGCAGGCCGACAGCCGGATCCTCTCTGCCGCAGTCGTTCCGCAGTTTCCCTCGGAGCCCCGCAAATCGCTGATCCTTGCGATGTCTGCCATGCTTGGCCTCATGCTCGGTGCGGGCGCCGTTCTGCTGCGAGAGGCGCGCAACAGCACCTTCCGCAGTTCGATGGAGCTGGAGGCCGCGACCGGCATCAACGTGATGGGGCAGATCCCCCGCATTCCGGCGCGTTCACGTCGCCGGGTGCTGGATTACCTGCGCACAAAAACGACCTCTTCCACCGCCGAAGCCGTGCGAAACCTGCGCACTTCCGTGCTACTTTCCAACGTCGACGCGCCACCCAAGGTGATTGTCTCGACATCCTCCGTTCCCGGCGAGGGCAAGACGACCAACTCGCTCGGCCTGGCCCACAACCTCGTGGGCATGGGCAAGAAAGTGCTGCTTATTGAAGGGGATATCCGCCGGCGGACCCTGAACGAGTATTTCGACAAGGCCCCGAGCAAGGGCCTCGTTTCGCTGATCAGCGGCGACGCGACGCGCGACGAAACGGTGCACCTGTCGGAGGACTTCGGATTTCATATCCTGATGGGCGAGAAGACCAGCGTGAACGCCGCCGACCTCTTCTCGTCGAACAAGTTCCACGATCTCATCACCGACCTGCGCAGCGAGTTCGATGCCATCATCATCGACACGCCGCCCGTGCTGATCGTGCCCGATGCCCGGATCATCTCGCAGGAAGCCGATGCGGTTCTGTTCACCGTCAAGTGGGACAGCACCTCGCGGGCGCAGGTGCTCGAGGCGTTGCGGCTGTTCCGGCAGGGCGACCAGAAGATCTCGGGGCTGGTGCTGTCGCAGATCAACCCGAAGGGGATGAAGCGCTATGGCTACGGCGGCAAGTATGGCGCCTATGGCGGCTACGGCTCGAAGTATTACACCAACTGA
- a CDS encoding mannose-1-phosphate guanylyltransferase/mannose-6-phosphate isomerase produces MKVTPVILCGGSGTRLWPLSRKSYPKQFSKIVGDTSLFQRSAGRLAGAGFAAPVVVTGSDFRFIVTEQLAAQGIDPGAILIEPEGRNTAPAVLAAALYALNEDPEAVLLVAPSDHLIPDEAAFHAAVEAGKSAVLQGKLVTFGITPTHAETAYGYLEVAEKPGDAVAPIPLSRFVEKPDLATATRMLEQGTFLWNAGIFLFRAKDMLAAFEAHAPEIVAPVRDAVQQGKPDLGFLRLAPEPWCQAEDISIDYAVMERSDNLAVVPFTGHWSDLGGWDAVWREAAPDARGVVATGEATAIDCDDTLLRSDSDRLEVVGIGLKNVMAIAMNDAVLVVDISRAQDVKLAVSALKQKKAPQATEFPKDHRPWGWFESLVVGDRFQVKRILVHPGAALSLQSHFHRSEHWIVVEGTARVTINDEVKLVTENESVYIPVGSKHRMENPGKVPMVLIEVQTGTYVGEDDIVRYEDVYARQ; encoded by the coding sequence ATGAAGGTAACACCCGTCATCCTTTGCGGTGGATCGGGCACGCGGCTATGGCCGCTGTCGCGAAAGTCTTACCCCAAGCAGTTCTCGAAAATCGTCGGAGACACCTCGCTGTTCCAACGCTCGGCCGGGCGGCTGGCAGGGGCGGGCTTTGCGGCGCCGGTCGTCGTGACCGGCTCCGATTTCCGGTTCATCGTGACCGAACAGCTCGCCGCACAGGGCATTGATCCGGGTGCAATCCTGATCGAGCCGGAGGGGCGCAACACCGCGCCCGCCGTTCTGGCCGCCGCCCTCTACGCGCTGAACGAAGACCCCGAGGCGGTGCTGCTCGTGGCCCCCTCCGACCACCTGATCCCGGATGAGGCCGCGTTTCATGCCGCCGTCGAGGCGGGAAAGTCGGCGGTGCTGCAGGGCAAGCTCGTGACCTTCGGCATCACCCCGACCCATGCCGAAACCGCCTATGGCTACCTCGAGGTGGCCGAAAAGCCGGGTGACGCAGTTGCCCCGATCCCGCTGAGCCGCTTCGTCGAAAAGCCCGATCTCGCCACCGCCACCCGGATGCTCGAGCAGGGCACCTTCCTTTGGAACGCCGGGATCTTCCTGTTCCGCGCCAAGGACATGCTGGCCGCATTCGAGGCACATGCGCCCGAAATTGTCGCCCCGGTCCGCGACGCGGTGCAACAGGGCAAGCCCGACCTCGGCTTCCTGCGGCTCGCGCCCGAGCCCTGGTGCCAGGCCGAGGACATCTCGATCGACTACGCGGTGATGGAGCGGTCCGACAATCTGGCCGTCGTGCCCTTCACCGGCCATTGGTCCGACCTCGGCGGCTGGGATGCCGTCTGGCGCGAAGCCGCCCCCGACGCCCGCGGTGTCGTTGCCACCGGCGAGGCCACGGCCATCGACTGCGACGACACACTGCTGCGCTCCGACAGCGACCGCCTCGAGGTCGTGGGCATCGGCCTCAAGAACGTCATGGCCATCGCGATGAACGACGCCGTGCTGGTGGTCGACATTTCGCGGGCGCAGGACGTCAAGCTCGCGGTCTCTGCCCTGAAGCAGAAGAAGGCCCCGCAGGCGACCGAGTTCCCCAAGGATCACCGCCCATGGGGATGGTTCGAAAGCCTCGTGGTGGGAGACCGCTTTCAGGTCAAGCGCATCCTCGTGCACCCCGGCGCGGCTCTCTCGCTGCAAAGCCACTTTCACCGTTCCGAACACTGGATCGTTGTGGAGGGCACGGCACGCGTCACCATCAACGACGAGGTGAAGCTGGTGACCGAGAACGAGTCCGTCTACATCCCGGTCGGATCGAAGCATCGCATGGAAAATCCCGGCAAGGTGCCGATGGTCCTGATCGAGGTTCAGACAGGTACTTATGTCGGTGAAGACGACATCGTTCGGTATGAAGACGTCTACGCCCGGCAGTAG
- a CDS encoding YjbF family lipoprotein has product MTFALPISRSARLARTLRRLALVPLCLSLAACGGLGVGSDEIPSPRNNRAKASERFTQMVQSGRPLMQVTVQRKELAGFAVREVQRDGVDTYMSADGIALKLRDGFLVGTAGFGGDMLGSNVSDSMALILRRRGGTAERFHTFLNGENQAVTRTYLCVVSRRDPRNIDVATRAGTYRSVATALMKEDCKSLDQSFSNLYWISFATGRVVQSRQWAGDFTGPLVMQQVIE; this is encoded by the coding sequence ATGACATTTGCACTCCCCATATCCCGCAGCGCGCGTCTGGCGCGGACCCTGCGCCGCCTTGCGCTCGTTCCGCTGTGCCTTTCGCTTGCCGCCTGCGGCGGGCTTGGCGTGGGCAGTGACGAGATCCCCAGCCCCCGCAACAACCGGGCCAAGGCCTCCGAACGGTTCACCCAGATGGTGCAGAGCGGGCGACCGCTGATGCAGGTCACGGTCCAGCGCAAGGAGCTGGCGGGCTTCGCCGTTCGCGAAGTTCAGCGCGACGGGGTCGACACCTACATGAGCGCCGACGGGATCGCCCTGAAGCTGCGCGACGGGTTTCTGGTCGGCACAGCCGGGTTTGGCGGCGACATGCTCGGCTCCAATGTCTCCGACAGCATGGCCCTGATCCTGCGCCGAAGAGGCGGAACGGCAGAGCGCTTTCATACATTTCTGAATGGCGAGAACCAGGCCGTGACACGCACCTACCTGTGCGTTGTCAGCCGAAGAGACCCCCGCAACATCGACGTCGCCACGCGGGCCGGAACCTATCGCAGCGTTGCGACAGCGTTGATGAAGGAAGACTGCAAGAGCCTCGATCAGAGCTTCTCCAATCTCTATTGGATCAGCTTTGCGACAGGCCGGGTTGTGCAATCCCGCCAATGGGCCGGGGATTTTACCGGGCCACTGGTGATGCAACAGGTGATCGAGTAA
- a CDS encoding Gfo/Idh/MocA family oxidoreductase has protein sequence MRVCVAGAYGAFGIKHLDALAAIEDVEVTSVMGPTQSKIDALAAERGIGHASTSLDECIARDDVDAVILATPTQLHADQGVACMEAGKHVLIEIPMADTLEDSRRLVEKQKETGVVAMAGQVRRFNPSHQWIHNKIEAGELKVQQMDVQTYFFRRSNMNAKGEPRSWTDHLLWHHACHTVDLFQYQTGETCSEAFGLQGPHHPELGIAMDMSIGMKVPSGAICTLSLSFNNDGPLGTFFRYICDNGTYIARYDDLFDGKENPIDLSDVAVSNNGIELIDREFFAAIREKREPNGSVASALAAMETLDKIEKSFAS, from the coding sequence ATGCGCGTATGTGTGGCGGGGGCCTACGGGGCCTTCGGGATCAAGCACCTGGATGCCCTGGCGGCAATCGAGGACGTCGAAGTAACCAGCGTCATGGGGCCCACCCAGTCCAAGATCGACGCCCTCGCCGCCGAGCGCGGCATCGGCCATGCCTCGACCTCTCTGGATGAGTGCATCGCCCGCGATGACGTGGACGCGGTGATCCTCGCCACGCCCACGCAGCTCCACGCCGATCAGGGCGTGGCCTGCATGGAGGCCGGCAAGCACGTGCTCATCGAGATCCCGATGGCCGACACGCTCGAAGACAGCCGCCGCCTCGTGGAGAAGCAGAAGGAAACCGGCGTCGTGGCCATGGCCGGGCAGGTCCGCCGCTTCAACCCGTCCCACCAGTGGATTCACAACAAGATCGAGGCTGGGGAGCTGAAGGTCCAGCAGATGGACGTTCAAACCTACTTTTTCCGCCGCTCCAACATGAACGCCAAGGGAGAACCCCGGAGCTGGACTGATCACCTGCTCTGGCACCACGCCTGCCACACGGTCGACCTGTTCCAGTACCAGACCGGCGAGACCTGCTCGGAAGCCTTCGGCCTGCAAGGCCCGCACCACCCGGAGCTCGGCATCGCCATGGACATGTCGATCGGCATGAAGGTGCCCTCGGGCGCGATCTGCACCCTGAGCCTGTCGTTCAACAACGACGGCCCCCTCGGCACCTTCTTCCGCTACATCTGCGACAACGGCACCTACATCGCCCGCTACGACGACCTGTTCGACGGCAAGGAAAACCCGATTGATCTCAGCGACGTAGCCGTGTCGAACAACGGCATCGAGTTGATCGACCGTGAGTTCTTCGCCGCCATCCGCGAGAAGCGCGAGCCCAACGGGTCGGTGGCCTCGGCGCTGGCCGCGATGGAGACGCTGGACAAGATCGAAAAGAGCTTCGCCAGCTGA
- a CDS encoding polysaccharide biosynthesis/export family protein: MKTIGMICLLASLAACGTAYYSPKVRDGVADGTRVRVVPVNAETTLLANRSSYRPKTLPAIFSAGAGTGGGLRTGGAVPEPVFDPTSRPGTLETRLPPQANPGPYVIGVGDVVLFATPKTGDTVEELSGLLAAQNSRQGYTVQDDGSINIPSVGRVRIAGMTVEVAEDELFQRLVEAQIDPTFSLEIAEFNSQKVSVGGAVTNPGVAPIRLTPLYLDQALATAGGITAADQDYTSIRIYRDGALYQVPLREFYARSGLKRIRLIDGDSVFVDTEYELDQAQAYFEQQITLAGFRSQQRRDALSELSTEVAIRRDALNEARQNYRSQVEFDAVDRDYVYLTGEVRQQARFPLPLGRQASLADALFEGAGGIPLDTGNVKEIYVLRASPDPREFGAVTAWHLDGRNAANITLAARFQLRPNDVVFVAEQPVTRWNRVVRQITPSLITTGAQAVAN, from the coding sequence ATGAAAACAATCGGAATGATCTGCCTGCTGGCAAGCCTTGCAGCCTGTGGCACGGCCTACTATAGCCCGAAGGTGCGCGATGGGGTGGCCGATGGCACCCGGGTTCGGGTGGTGCCGGTCAATGCCGAAACGACCCTGCTCGCCAATCGCTCCAGCTATCGCCCCAAGACCCTCCCTGCGATCTTTTCGGCGGGCGCCGGAACGGGCGGTGGCCTGCGCACCGGCGGAGCGGTCCCCGAGCCGGTGTTCGACCCCACCTCCCGCCCGGGCACGCTGGAAACCCGCCTCCCGCCACAGGCCAACCCGGGGCCCTATGTGATTGGCGTGGGCGATGTCGTGCTCTTTGCCACCCCGAAAACCGGCGACACTGTAGAGGAGCTTTCGGGCCTTCTCGCGGCGCAGAACTCCCGGCAGGGCTATACGGTTCAGGACGACGGCTCGATCAACATCCCCAGCGTGGGCCGGGTGCGGATTGCGGGCATGACGGTGGAAGTGGCCGAGGACGAGCTGTTTCAACGGCTGGTCGAAGCGCAGATCGACCCCACGTTCTCGCTGGAGATCGCGGAGTTCAATTCGCAGAAGGTCTCTGTCGGCGGCGCGGTAACCAACCCCGGCGTTGCCCCGATCCGGCTGACGCCGCTCTACCTCGATCAGGCGCTCGCCACGGCTGGCGGCATTACCGCCGCCGATCAGGATTATACTTCGATTCGGATCTACCGCGACGGCGCGCTCTACCAAGTTCCGCTGCGCGAATTCTACGCCCGTTCCGGTCTCAAGCGCATTCGGCTGATCGACGGTGACTCGGTCTTCGTCGACACAGAATACGAGCTCGACCAGGCGCAGGCCTATTTCGAACAGCAGATCACGCTTGCGGGCTTCCGGAGCCAACAACGCCGCGATGCGCTCTCCGAACTGTCCACCGAAGTGGCCATCCGGCGCGATGCCCTCAACGAGGCGCGTCAGAACTACCGCTCGCAGGTCGAGTTTGATGCCGTGGATCGGGACTATGTTTACCTGACCGGCGAAGTCCGACAGCAGGCCCGCTTTCCGCTGCCGCTCGGACGGCAGGCAAGCCTTGCCGACGCGCTGTTCGAAGGGGCAGGGGGCATCCCGCTCGACACCGGCAACGTGAAGGAAATCTACGTCCTGCGCGCATCGCCCGATCCGCGCGAGTTTGGCGCGGTCACCGCGTGGCACCTCGATGGACGCAACGCGGCGAACATCACCCTTGCGGCGCGGTTCCAACTGCGGCCCAACGATGTGGTCTTCGTGGCCGAGCAGCCGGTGACACGCTGGAACCGGGTGGTCCGCCAGATCACGCCGTCGCTCATCACCACGGGCGCGCAGGCGGTGGCCAACTAA
- a CDS encoding class III extradiol dioxygenase subunit beta yields MARITAGVGCSHVPAIGVAMDQGITQEPYWKPLFEGFTKSREWMKENKPDVIFLVYNDHCTAFDASCIPTFALGCAAEYQPADEGWGPRPVPVVKGHQKLSSHIAQSVILDEFDLTIMNEMEVDHGLTVPMSVMFGEHGVDDAWPCPVVPLAVNVVQYPAPTGRRCYNLGKAIRRAIDSYPEDLNVMIFGTGGMSHQLQAERAGLINPEWDNRFLDHMANDPEAAANITHLEYLRETGSEGIEMVMWLVMRGALDEKVTEVHRHYHVPASNTAVGHIILENHA; encoded by the coding sequence ATGGCGCGGATCACCGCAGGCGTGGGGTGCAGCCACGTGCCCGCCATCGGCGTGGCAATGGATCAGGGCATCACCCAGGAGCCCTATTGGAAGCCGCTCTTCGAGGGCTTCACCAAGAGCCGGGAATGGATGAAAGAGAACAAGCCCGATGTGATCTTTCTGGTCTACAACGACCATTGCACCGCCTTCGATGCATCCTGCATCCCCACCTTTGCATTGGGCTGTGCCGCCGAGTATCAGCCCGCTGACGAGGGCTGGGGCCCGCGCCCGGTGCCGGTGGTGAAGGGGCATCAAAAGCTCTCCAGCCATATCGCACAGTCGGTCATTCTCGACGAGTTCGACCTGACGATCATGAACGAGATGGAGGTCGATCACGGGCTGACCGTGCCGATGTCGGTCATGTTCGGCGAGCACGGCGTCGATGACGCATGGCCCTGTCCCGTGGTCCCACTCGCGGTGAACGTGGTGCAGTATCCCGCCCCCACCGGGCGGCGCTGCTACAACCTCGGCAAGGCCATCCGCCGCGCGATCGACAGCTACCCCGAAGACCTCAACGTGATGATCTTCGGCACCGGCGGCATGAGCCACCAGCTGCAGGCCGAGCGGGCCGGGCTGATCAACCCCGAGTGGGACAACAGGTTCCTCGACCACATGGCAAACGACCCCGAGGCTGCGGCCAACATCACCCACCTCGAGTACCTGCGCGAAACAGGCTCCGAAGGGATCGAAATGGTGATGTGGCTGGTCATGCGCGGGGCGCTCGACGAGAAGGTGACAGAGGTGCACCGGCATTATCACGTGCCCGCGTCGAACACCGCCGTTGGTCATATCATCTTGGAAAATCACGCTTAA
- a CDS encoding YjbH domain-containing protein, giving the protein MLGLSTPAEAQNLSFYGTPGLVDMPTADALPDGSLAFTTANYGPIWRNTVTFQLTPRISGSFRYAAQGELYTPGSEYFDRSFDLSILLVKEDDIWPAVSLGLRDFGGTGIYSGEYIVASKYVTPRLQVTGGIGWGRFAGRGAFDNPLGILDDRFETRPDLDTLTGEIGFSQWFRGDAAFFGGVKWHATDQLTLVAEYSSDTYDRESNISIDPQSSPYNFGLSYKFRNGLDMGAYYLYGNKVGVRFSYVIDPARPPVPGGQETAPPTLLPRATVAGQSWNLGGDERRAGAARDALRGRLSEQGIRLNGYRLDARTARVQIENQQFGATAQSFGRTARVLANTLDPSIETFDITLTRAGMPLTTVSVKRADLEEQEHALEGEWHMLARADISDAFGVGRASGVPGAYPRFSWGLSPYSAFSLFDPQEPLRYEFGVQLNAAWEPSPGLIFSGQLRKSLTSTIEEAKRRSDSVLPHVRSDAVLYAQQSDIEISHLTAEYFFRPREDVFGRVTAGYLEPMFGGISAELLWYPVNSRLALGAELNYAVQRDYDQLFGFQDYSVWSGHASAYYDLGRGYHGQLDVGRYLAGDWGATLTLDRRFKNGVKVGAFATLTDVSFDDFGEGSFDKGLFVEVPLSWIIGQPSQNTIGQTIRPIQRDGGARLNVRNRLYGVVEPSRGRQVTDSWGKFLR; this is encoded by the coding sequence ATGCTCGGCCTGTCGACGCCAGCCGAGGCGCAGAATCTATCATTTTACGGCACCCCCGGCCTCGTCGATATGCCGACCGCCGACGCGCTCCCCGATGGCAGCCTGGCCTTCACCACCGCCAACTACGGCCCGATCTGGCGCAACACAGTCACCTTCCAGCTCACGCCCCGCATTTCGGGCTCGTTCCGCTACGCGGCGCAGGGCGAACTCTATACGCCGGGCAGTGAGTATTTCGACAGAAGCTTCGATCTGAGCATCCTGCTGGTCAAGGAAGACGATATCTGGCCTGCGGTGTCATTGGGCCTGCGGGATTTTGGCGGCACCGGCATTTACAGCGGCGAGTATATCGTTGCCTCCAAATACGTGACGCCCCGACTGCAAGTCACCGGCGGCATCGGATGGGGCCGCTTTGCCGGGCGCGGGGCATTCGATAATCCGCTTGGCATTCTGGACGACCGTTTCGAAACCCGCCCCGATCTTGATACGCTGACCGGCGAAATCGGCTTCAGCCAATGGTTCCGCGGCGATGCCGCCTTCTTCGGTGGCGTCAAATGGCACGCGACCGACCAGCTGACCCTCGTGGCGGAATACTCCAGCGATACCTACGATCGCGAGAGCAACATCTCGATCGACCCGCAGTCTTCGCCCTACAACTTCGGCCTCAGCTACAAATTCCGCAACGGGCTCGATATGGGGGCCTACTACCTCTACGGCAACAAGGTCGGGGTGCGGTTCTCCTACGTCATCGACCCGGCCAGACCTCCGGTTCCCGGCGGGCAGGAAACAGCGCCCCCCACCTTGCTGCCGCGCGCGACCGTTGCGGGCCAGAGCTGGAACCTCGGCGGCGACGAGCGGCGCGCAGGTGCTGCCCGTGATGCCCTGCGCGGGCGGTTGAGCGAGCAGGGGATCCGGCTGAATGGCTATCGGCTCGACGCGCGGACCGCGCGGGTGCAGATCGAGAACCAGCAGTTCGGCGCGACGGCCCAATCGTTCGGGCGCACCGCCCGCGTGCTGGCCAATACGCTCGACCCCAGCATCGAGACCTTCGACATCACGCTGACAAGGGCAGGGATGCCGCTCACCACGGTCTCGGTCAAACGCGCCGACCTCGAAGAGCAGGAACATGCGCTTGAAGGCGAGTGGCACATGCTGGCGCGGGCCGACATTTCTGATGCCTTCGGGGTGGGCAGGGCGTCGGGCGTGCCGGGCGCTTACCCGCGGTTCTCCTGGGGGCTGTCGCCCTATTCGGCCTTCTCGCTCTTCGATCCGCAGGAACCGCTGCGCTACGAGTTCGGTGTTCAGCTCAATGCGGCATGGGAGCCAAGCCCCGGCCTGATCTTTTCGGGCCAGCTGCGCAAGTCGCTGACCAGCACGATCGAGGAGGCAAAGCGGCGCTCGGACAGCGTGCTGCCCCATGTGCGCTCCGATGCCGTGCTCTATGCGCAGCAGTCCGATATCGAGATCAGCCATCTGACCGCCGAGTATTTCTTCCGCCCCCGTGAGGACGTGTTCGGCCGCGTGACGGCGGGTTACCTCGAGCCGATGTTCGGCGGCATCTCCGCCGAGCTGCTCTGGTATCCGGTGAACAGCCGCCTCGCGCTCGGGGCCGAGCTCAACTATGCCGTCCAGCGCGATTACGATCAGCTCTTCGGCTTTCAGGATTACTCCGTCTGGTCCGGCCATGCCTCCGCCTACTACGATCTCGGGCGCGGCTATCACGGCCAGCTTGATGTGGGCCGCTACCTCGCCGGAGACTGGGGGGCGACCCTCACGCTGGACCGCCGGTTCAAGAACGGGGTCAAGGTCGGCGCCTTTGCCACGCTCACCGACGTGTCCTTCGATGATTTCGGGGAGGGGTCGTTCGACAAGGGGCTCTTCGTCGAGGTGCCCCTGTCGTGGATCATCGGTCAGCCCTCGCAAAACACCATCGGCCAGACGATCCGCCCGATTCAACGCGACGGTGGCGCGCGCCTGAACGTCCGCAACCGGCTCTACGGGGTGGTCGAGCCTTCACGGGGCCGGCAGGTCACAGACAGCTGGGGCAAGTTCCTGAGGTGA